Below is a genomic region from Caballeronia sp. SBC1.
ATCCGCACGTTCGACCACCTGGTTCGATACCGCCTCGTCCTTGACGAGTTGCCGGTAACGCACCTGGTCGGATGCACTGCGCGTGAGCTCCGCCGCCGATGCCCGCACCTCGGCCTGGCTCTGGTTGATCACGGCGGCCTGCAGCTGCTGCTTCGCCTCCAGCTCCGCGACGGCGGCGCGAGCGCCCTGCACGTCGGCATCGGCCTGTGCGAGCCGGGCGTCGTAGTCCCGCGAGTCAAGCCGGATCAGCACCTGGTTCGCCTTCACGCGCTGGTTGTCGGTGACCAGCAGTTCGGTCACGAAACCGTTCACCTTCGGCGCCATCACCGTCACGTTGCCGCCAACGTAGGCGTCATCCGTGCTTTGCACGAAACGCAGCACGGTGAACCAGTATGTCGAGGCTGCGGCGACCACGACCACCACCACGATGATCGCGAGCGGCATCCAGCCAATACGAAAAGACCGCCGCGCTCCGCGCTCAGCCGTGGGCGCGGCGGTGGACGAAAGCTGCGTGGAAGGAGTGGTCATCGGTGTGTCCTGTTGGTTGCGTCGATTGGTTTCTGCGGGTCGGGCGAGCGGGTCGCATGATTCACTCGCTGGTCAGGCGGAACAGTTCGCGCCGCAGACGCGCCGCCTGCTGGCGCCCGAACTTCGCCTCGAATTCTTCTTGTGCCGCTTGCCAGTGCCGCAGCGCGTCGGCGAGTCTCGTCCGTCCGCCTTCGGTCAGCGTCAACTGCAAACGCCGCTGGCAAGGTCCGCCCAGCTTCGTCATGACCAGCCCGCTACGCACCAATGGCTGCAGCACCCGGACCAGCGTCGTACGCTCCATCACCATGGCCTGTGCGAGTTCCGCCATCGTCATGTCCGGCATGCGTTCAAGCGCGGAGACAATGCTGAATTGCGTCGGCGTGATTTGTACCGCGGACAAGTGCCGCTCATATAACTGCGAGATGTGCCGCGCGGCTTGGCGAACCGCAAAACAGTCATCGTGTCGTGGAGGACTTATGTGCATGTGCACAGGTTATGTGTGCATATGCACTTCGTCAACTGTTATCGCGTGCATCAATTTAATGACGAATCTGTTAACAATCGAAATGGAATAAATGCGAAATAAAAATGAAAGCAGAGATATGGCGTGTGGTGCGGTGAAAGAGCTGGTTGCCTAGCCGCTGCTCGAGCGTGGCGATGGCGCGCGATACGACCGGGGGCGACACGCCAAGGAGATCAGCGGCGCGCGTGAAACTTTTCGCCTCCACGACCGCACGGATTCTGATGCAAGCCGGATTTTTTGCCGATCATCGTGTCGCGCTGAACGGGAAACTGGTCGGGTCAGCTCATTTTCTCATCCGATAAGAATTGATTTCTTTCTTTGAGAATTGGCGAGAGAGACTTGCATCATGAGACAGCCAGTCGAATCTTCCTCCGTGGTCGATCGCGTCCTCCACGCGCTGACCAGCGTCGCCCGAGCAGGACGACCGATCGGCGCCAAGCAGATCGCAGCGGATATTGGCGCGCCTCTATCCACCGTGTACCGGCTCCTGGGCTCACTCAAGCAGTGGGGACTCTTGCAGGAGCACGCAAATTCCGGCCTGTTCGAGCCGGGTCCGTCGAGCGTGCAGCTAGCCTGGGGGTTCGACCAGAACGCGCAGCTCGTCACCCAAAGCCGCGACGAAATCCGGGCGCTCGTGCAGCGGACCGGCGAGAGCGTCGGCTTGCTCGTACCGATCAACGACACGGTCGTGTGCCTCTCGATGGTCGAAAGCGACCAGCCGCTGCGCTGCTCGTTCGCCCGTGGCCGCACGCATCCGTTGACACGCGGCGCTTCAGCGAAAGCATTGCTCGCGTTTTTGCCTGAAGCAAAAGCCGATGCCCTGATCGCGGGCAGCACACCCGACGATGCTGAAAGCGCCGCCGCGCTGCGTGCGCAACTCGAGGAGATCCGCCGCCGACGCTTTGCGACGAGCGAGAGCGAAGTCGATATCGGCGTATGGGGCGTGAGCGCGCCGCTTATATCGGATGCAGGACGGCTGGAAGGAACCATCACCTTGATGGCGCCAGTTGCGCGCATTGCAGGACGTGAAGCCGAACTGACGCACCTCACGCGCGCTGCGGCAGATCGCATCGGCTACAAGCTTTGAACCGCCTTATTTTTAACGTTGCGTGGTCCACGCTATCCAAGGAAACCAGCATGAAACTGATCCAGGCACTGTCCGCCCTCGCGCTCGCCGTGGTAGTTAGCGTGGCCGCCGCGCCCGCCGCTCGCGCCGCCGATGACACCATCCGCGTGGCAACCGACGCGACCTTCCCCCCGCTCGAATTCGTCAAGGACGGCAAGCGCACGGGCTTTGACATTGAGTTGATCGAAGCCATGGCCAAGATCATGCACAAGAAGGTGCAGTGGGTGGACATCGACTTCAAGGGCCTGATTCCAGGGCTGATCGCGAATCGCTTCGACGTCGCCGCGTCTGGCATCTACATGACGGACGAACGCCGCAAGGTCGTCGATTTCACCGATCCTTACTACAAGGGCGGCCTCGTTGTGCTGGTGCGCAAGAACGACACGTCGATCAAGACACCCGCCGATCTCGACGGCAAGAAAGTGACCGTGCAGGTCGGCACGAAGTCAGTCGCCTTCCTGAAAGACAACTATCCGAAGGTACAGCGGGTGGAAGTTGAAAAAAACCAGGAGATGTTTGACCTGGTGAACATTGGCCGCGCCGATGCCGCGGTCACCGGGCGCCCCGCCGCTGTTGAATACGCGAAGGCGCAGCCTAACGTCCGTGTACTCGACAAGGGACTCACCACCGAGCTGTACGGCTTCGCGCTGCGCAAGGACGAAACCGCGCTGACGGCAGAGATGAACAAGGCACTCCAGACACTGCGCGCTAACGGCACATACGACGCGCTTACGACGAAGTGGTTCGGCAAGCAATAACACAGTAGCGCAGTAACGCAGCGGCCCTTACCGGAGTAACCGATGACGCTCGATTTTTCACCCGTATGGGCGAGCTGGGAAGCACTCGCGACGGGCGCGGCGACGACTATCGAAGTCACGGCCTGCTCACTCGTACTCGGCTGCGTGTTGGGTCTGCTGGTGGGGATCGGCAGACTCGCGCCGCAGCGCCGTGTGGTCTACGGCATCTGCACCGCGTATCTCACGTTCATACGCGGCACGCCCTTGCTCGTGCAGCTTTTCATCCTGTTCTTCGGTCTGCCGCAGTTCGGCATCATGCTGCCCGCGTTTGCGTGTGGCGTGCTTGGGCTGGGTGTTTATAGCGGCGCGTATGTCTCAGAGATCGTGCGAGGTTCGATTCAGTCAATGGATCGTGGCCAGATGGAAGCCGCACGATCACTTGGGATGCCTTATCGAATGGCCATGCGCAAGGTGATCCTGCCGCAAGCGTTCGTACGCATGATTCCGCCGCTCGGCAACGAGTTCATTGCGTTGATCAAGAACTCGGCGCTGGTCTCCCTGCTGACGATCAACGACCTGATGCACGAAGGCGAGAAGATCATTAGCGTGTCGTACCGGTCGCTGGAAGTGTACATAGTGATCGCGTTCATCTACCTGATCCTGACGAGCGCGACGTCGCTGGTGTTGCGCAAGACAGAAAAATCGCTGCGTGCCGACGGGAGGGTCTGACCATGAGCGCAACCGTGAATGAACCCATTGTTTCGGTCCGACAACTGGCGAAATCGTTCGGACCCAACCGGGTGTTGAACGGTATCGATATGGACGTCCAGCCGTCTCAGGTGATTGTGGTCATCGGACCAAGCGGGTCAGGCAAGAGCACCTTTCTGCGCTGCCTGAACGGGCTGGAAACGGCCGAGGAAGGCACGGTCCGGATCTGCGGCCACGCGCTTGTGGACAACGGCCGGATGATCGATGAGAGCGGCCTGAACCGAATCCGCAAGGATGTGGGCATGGTATTTCAATCGTTCAACCTGTTTCCGCACTTGACTGTGCTGCAGAACATCACGCTCGCGCCGCGCTCGCTGGCCCGCGTGAGCGCGGTGGAAGCTGACGCCCAAGCGCGCGCCCTGCTGGCGAAGGTCGGGCTCGGTCACAAGGCAGATGTTTATCCGGGCACGTTGTCCGGTGGCCAGAAGCAACGCGTGGCGATTGCACGGGCGCTTGCGATGCACCCGCAAGTCATGCTCTTCGACGAACCCACTTCCGCATTGGATCCCGAACTCGTCGGTGAAGTGCTGCAGGTCATGCAGGCTCTGGCGAGCGAAGGCATGACCATGCTGATCGTCACGCATGAAATGAATTTTGCGCGCGATGTAGCGGACACGGTCGTGGTAATGGACCATGGCAGCGTGATAGAAGCAGGGCCGCCGGCACAGATTTTCGGGGCGCCGCGCGAAGCCCGCACACGCAGTTTCCTGCAAGCCGTCTTGTCGCGCGAACAGGCGGCATAAGCATGAAACTGAGCAAGCAACTGAGCAGAAACCGCAAGGCCTCAGGATGCCCCGGTCTCTGCCGGGTAGGGCCAGCGGCTGAACCGCGATTCCGGCCTGGCTTCATCAGACGGCACCTGCAAACCTTCCGCAAACCACGCCACTTCGGTTCTGCGCTCCTTTACATAACGCTCCCACCCCTTGGCGTTGCCGGCGAAGAGATCATGCTGCACCGTCGACGCCAGCAATGGCCGGTTCAGGTCTTCATCGAGCAGAGTTTTCGGCCAAAGAAAAAACGCAGCAGTCGCGCGCTCGCTCACCTGATGCGGGGTCATGGCCGCATCGAGATATCCGAGCCATGTAAAACTATTCAGCGAGTCCTCACGGGCAATTGCGTCACCGAGCGTGGCGTAGCGCTGGCCGCTACGCGACAAGCATGACAGTGCCTCCAGCACATCGCCCAGATGCAGCAACAGCGCACGTCGTTCATAAGCATCTTTCATTAATATCTCCAGATTCATTGATTCAGGCTGCTAGCGGCAAGGCGGGTTGCTCAGCATTGCGTCGTCGTTCGTCCGCGTTCCAATCGACTACGCCCTGCGCGTTTCCTTGAGCGAATTGTTGGCAAGCCGCAGGTCGGCAATGTCATAACTGATCCTCGATCAGGGCCGCCCGCAAGCGACTCGAGAAGTGCGGCCCGAGCGGGTTGCGGCTTCGGCCCAATGACCAAGAACAACCACGAACAAACATTCATAAGCGGAAACGGCGGCCGCCGCTCGGCGCCCCGTGCCTCCCGGTTTGATATGTTCCAAGCGTGGGTCCGAGAAAACCGCTCACTCGCGGCCATGCGGGTGTTGCGTGAGCATGAAGTGGTCCCGCCCGCGTCAGCCGGTAACGCATGACTCCAACGTGTCCGGCCCATCGGTTTTCGACATCGGCGCATCCGTATCCGGTCATCAGCGATCACGTTACGACCGATCGTTCGCGCCATCAAGTCGTCCGCACCAAAGCGTCTGGCATACATGGCGGTGGCTAAAAATCTCACTAAAAACATTGAAAACCGAAAGGCAGCATAAGCGTCATCGTCAAACGTCAGCTCCAAGTTTCTGAAAGCTCAGACGGTAATCATTCGGCGACACCCCCAGGCGTTGCCGGAACACAATTCGCATGCGGTCCGCCGTGCCGAAGCCACACTCATACGCGACCGTCTTCAACGGTGTCGTGCTGCTTTCCAGCGCGTTTCGTGCTGCATCAATACGCGCTCGCTCCACGAAATCATGCGGTGTCACACCGGTCGCCTCGACGAACGCGCGCGCGAAATTACGCTCGCTCATGCCCGCGATCTGCGCCAGCTTTTCAACCGTCATACGTTCAGCGATATGCTCCATCACGTATGCCTGCACCTTGGCTGCAGGCGACGTCTCGTCGGCAGGCGCACTCAGGTACGGGCTGAATTGCGACTGGCCGCCGCGGCGCTGCGCAAATACCACCAGACGCTTGGCGACCGCGAGCGCAATACGCGGGCCATGATCCTCGGCGACGAGCGCGAGCGCGACATCAATACCCGCCGTTACGCCCGCCGATGTCACGAGGTTGCCATCGCGAATATGAATACGGTCGAGCTCGACCCGGGCCAGCGGAAATTGCCGTGCGAGTTGTGGCGCATTTTGCCAGTGAGTTGTGACATGACGGCCATCGATCAGACCGGCATGACCCAGCGCGAACGCGCCGGTGCAGATCGAGCCGTAGCGCTCGCAACCCGAAGCAACGTCGCGCAGCCAGGTGCTCAGGCGCGGATCGGGGGGATCGGAGGCTAGCCCGGGACCACCCGCCACGAGGGCGACGTCGTAATGCTGCTGCGGCGCCTCGCACGTAATGTCCGCGAGCATCCGTGTGCCGTTCGACGTGCGCACCGGCCCGTTGTCCACGCTGACCAGCGTGATCGCGTACCCCTCGCCTGAAGCGACGAAACCGTTCGCTTCGGCGAATACGTCGAGTGGACCTGCCACATCGAGCGCCTGCACTTGCGGAAAAATCGCGATGGCGACGCTACGCATGAAGTCAATGCTCCTTGTCGACCAGAGTTGGCGCTTCAGCGCTTGCTCTGGTCCCATGCAATTCATTGCGGTCGACCCGGAGTTGGCGCTTCAGCGCCTTACTCTGGTCCCATACCGCTTACCCCAGTCCCATGAAAAACGGCTGTTCTATCAAGCGTTTCCCCCGCTTGGCAGGAGACGCCGTGCGGTTGGCAGACTTCGACGGACCCATTGCATTGCGGCCATGACCGCTCGCGGCGACACTGAATTCGTCGTCCACCCCCTTTCGCTTCTCCCGATGATCCACCCGGAACGACGCATTTTAGCAAGGTGTTCGCGGCATCGAGGACAAGCCCAACATTCAAGGAGCATTGAACATGACCACTACCATCGCAGGCATCCGTATTCCCGACAGCGCCATGGCGCGCGCCGCGACCGAGCTCGTTCGCGATACCGAGCCGGACCTGCTCTATAACCACTCGCGCCGCGTATTCCTGTTTGGCGCGCTGACCGGAGAACGGCGTCAGTTGGCCTATGACTCAGAGCTGCTCTACATCGGCGCCATGTTCCATGACATGGGCCTGATCGATGCGTACAGCAGCCCGAATGATCGCTTCGAAGTGGACGGTGCGAACGCTGCGCGCGACTTCCTCAAAGGTTATGGCATTGGCGAGCACGACATAGAACAGGTCTGGGATTCAATTGCATTGCACACCACGCCGGGTATCCCGCAACACAAGAAGCCGGTGGTCGCACTGGTCACGGCCGGCGTTGAGATGGACGTACTTGGACTCGCCTACGACGAATTCAGCGAGTCACAACGCAAACAAGTGATCGCCGTACATCCGCGTGAAGTTAATTTCAAGGAAGGGATCATTGATGCGTTCGCTCACGGCACGATCAAGAAGCCGGAGAGCACGTTCGGCAACGTGAAAGCCGATGTCCTCGCGCTCAAGGACCCCGCGTACAAGCGCCTGAATTTCTGCAGCCTGATCCTGGGGTCGTCATGGAATGACAGCCCGGCCGGATGCGGTCATTGCAACAATCCAGCGCATGACCATCACTGATTCTGCGGACCTGAATGGCCGCCCCTCTACTGGGGCGGCCCGTTTATCGTTAAAACAGATAAGCGTATGGGATTTGGTTCGTTGACCTTGTTCGCACGGGATTTTAGATTCGGGATCTGACCTCGGTTTTTGCGGCGTGCCGTTTCAGCGCATTCACGCCGCTTCACCTGAAGCGCTCCCGCCCCGAATTGAATTAACGAGTCCCGCGTGACGACCTTATCCCCACACCAGACCATCGAGATCACACCGTTTAAAGATGCTCCGTTGGGCGCCGAAGTAACCGGTCTCGACCTGAGCCAGCCGCTTGCCGACGAAGATTTCAAGCGCATCCATCGCGCGCACCTCGATCATCACGTGGTCGTGTTCCGCGACCAGCGCATCACGCCCGGCCAGCAAATCAGCTTCAGCCGCCGTTTCGGTCCGCTGCAAATCCACGTGCTGCACCAGTTCCAGCTGACCGGCCACCCGGAGATCCTGATCGTCTCCAATGTGCTGGAAAACGGCAAGCCGATCGGTCTCGGCGATGCCGGGCATTTCTGGCATTCGGACCTGTCGTACAAGGAAACACCAAGCCTCGGTTCCTTGCTGCACGCGCAAGAATTGCCCCCGGAAGGCGGCGACACGCTGTTCGCCAACATGCATCTGGCATGGGATACGCTGCCGCAAGCGCTCCGTGACGCCGTGAACGGGCGCTCCGCCGAGCACACCTATCTGGCGAAATATGCCGAGTTGCAAAAGCGCAGCCCGTGGCGCCCCAACCTCTCGGCCGAACAGATCGCGCAGGTAAAACCGGTCGTGCATCCGATCATTCGCACGCATCCGGAAACGGGCCGCAAGGCACTATTCGTGAGCGAGCATTTCACCACGCGCGTGATCGGCTTGCCGGAAGACGAGAGCCGCGACCTGCTGCTAGCCCTCTTTGAACACAGCGTGCGCGACGTGCATATCTATCGGCACGTATGGCGCGAGCACGACCTCGTGTTCTGGGACAACCGGTCCCTCATGCACCTCGCAGCGGGCACGCCCGATCATCTGCGTAGAAAGATGTATCGAACGACGATCGAAGGCGATACGCCGTTCTGAGAGTCCATACGCCCTGCTTCCAATTCAATTCTAAAAACACTTCTTCGGACTTTCGATGCCGCTTCCTTTCTTCTCCCGACGGGGACCTCGGGGTTCCCGTTCGTCGTTGCGCTCGCTTACTACTGCGCTTATCTCGTTCTCTGTTGCCCTCTCGTCGCTCGGTACGGCTATGCCCGCACACGCCGAGGGTACCCTCCGAATCGCGTAGCAGTTCGGCGTGGTGTATCTGCTGCTGAACGGGTTATCTGCTCGGCGTGGCGCTGGCGTTCCTGTTGACGTCGCTTGCGGTGTCCACTCGTTTTGGCCGGGACCTGCTGTCCATGCTGACCGCGATGTTCAATCCTTTGCCATCAATCGCGCTGCTACCGCTCGCGTTGCTGTGGTTCGGGCTGGGCGCTGGGAGCCTGTTGTTTGTGCTCGTGCATTCGGTGCTGTGGCCGCTCGCGTTGAACACCTACTCGGCTTTCAGCCCGTACCGGAAACGCTGCGCATGACCGACCGCAACTACGGGCTGAAGGGGCTTCGGCATGTGCTGCTGATTCTGGTCCCCGCAGCCTTGCCTTCGATCCTCGCCGGGCTTCGTGTGGGTTGGGCGTTTGCATGGCGAACGCTGATCGCCGCGGAACTGGTGTTCGGCGCCAGCTCGGGGAATGGCGGCCTCGGCTGGTACATCTTTCAAAACCGTAACGAGCTGTATACAGATCGCGTATTCGCGGGATTGGCCGCGGTTATCGTGATCGGTCTGGTTGTAGAGCATCTCGTGTTCGATACCTTCGAACGGCTTACGATTCGTCGTTGGGGCGTGCAGCGTTAGAGGGCCTTGGATGGTTTGGACGACCTTAGACGGCCGGGGCCCAAAAAAGCCCGCCGGGCGAACTCGGCGGGCTGAACGCATGGGTGAAAAACCACGCTTTATCGACTGGGTTGTGCATGCCGGTGAGCCACGCCCATCACGCCGCTCACCTCGCCCTTTCGGCCATCCAATAGCCGTCGATTATTAAAAGACCTTCAAAACACGCTTAGAACACGCTTAGAACACATTAACCGGAACATTCACCATCAAACGATAAACGTCGCTGCTGGAATCCGAATAGTATTTGCCGCCGTGGTGATGCATGTAATAGAACTTTGCGGTCGTTCCCTTCAGCTTTCCAGAGCCAAACGTATAGGATGGAATGAAGCCGAACTCGTAGTGGGTGCCGTGAACAGGCTCGCCATTCTTCCAGTAGAGGTCATGCAGCGCGTTTGACGGATCCGCGTATCGATTCGCCATATCCGAAGCATCCGCACCCCAGCCATACGCGGTCCACAACGTCATTTTCAAGCCTGGAGCGCCATACCCGCTCATATTGACCGTGTAGCTGAGCGATAATGATTTTTCATGCGGCGCGTTGTAGTCGACATCGAGCGAATTCGCCAGATAATCGCCTGCGGACTGGCCAACATAATCGAAGAACTGATTGCTGGCGATCTGCTGGAAGCCCAGGGCTACCGTATGCGCGTTGTGCGTGCCCGACAACTGCAAGCTGTACGCGTGATTATTGATCGAGCCTTCGCGACTCTGCCCGACATCATGGGTGTAGTAATAGGTCAGCCCGCCTGTCCAGCGAATCTGTGACGGATCTCCAATACTGCGCGAGAGTGACAAATAATATTGATCCCACACGTTCTCAGCGCGGCTTCCGTATAACGACACAGCCGTGTCGTCATTGGGCGTGTAGTCCCCGCCCGCGAACGTGAAGCGGCTGAAGTGCCTCCCACCATATTCGGTCGACAACGACGAGACGCTCGTTTGACCGCGGGCCAGCACCGCGTCCACGCTACCCGCCTTGAGCGTCAGATTCTTGATCTCCTCGCTCGCGAGCGATACACCCCGGTAAGTTGGCGGCAACGCACGGTTATCGTGAGGAACAAGAAAGGGATTATCGAATAATTGTTGACCATATTTAACAACCGTGTTCGATACGCGCGCTTTCACGTCCCACACACCGGGGTAGGTCCATGCAAGCTGATTCTGACCGCTTTGCCCATCGTGATTCAAATGCACGCGGTTACCGGCGCCTTGTCCGCCGTTAAGCTTGAATGCGCTGAACAATGACGCGTCAAAACCGACACCGAATAATCCGCGCGTATACCCCGACTCAAATACCGCCTGGTTGCCGAGAACCGAAGCGTCTTTCTTCTGGATACCTTCTCCTTCCAGGTGTTCGGTATAACTGCGAAACAAAAGATTGAAATGTGAATCTTCGATAAACCCCTGGGACTTCGATTGATTACTGATCGGCGCATCCGCTTCAGAATTCGGCGGTGAACTCGGAGGTGCCTCAGTATGTCGTGTTGCAACATCGTCATCGTCTGCAAAAGCGGCAATGGATGGGCTTATCAAACCGGAGAAAACAATTAGAGATAGAGCGATTGAACGCTTTTGTTGTTTCATGTGCTTGTCTCTTATTTCTTATGGGCAGCGAGTTAAGAGGCCGATGGCCGTTCTCATATATTTTCAGCGCGCGCAAAAACGCCCACGCCGGACGCCGAACGACTCACCGGAGGGTTGTGACGGCAGGAACTACAGGGACTACAGGGACTACGAAGGCTTCACGATTGGCCGAACGACTCCCTGGCCCCCGTCAAGAACGGGGTCCATCAGAGTTGCCAGGGGGTGTCGAAACGGCCTTTAAATCGGGCGACTATTCAAGCGAGTAATCAAGCAATCAATCAAGCGAGCGAGCGAGTAATCAGGTCAGTAAGCAGGCAGCCGCGACTCCATGTTCAAGCGTGCGCAGCGGCGGCACTTCAACGGCACAACGCGCCTCCGCTATGGGGCAACGGGTATGAAAGACGCAACCCGTTGGGGGATTGATCGGGCTGGGAATGTCACTGGACAGGATCTGCACGACCTTCGTCCGCTCGATAGCCGGATTCGGTACCGGTATGGCGGAAAGCAACGCGCGCGTGTACGGATGCCGGGGACGCGCGTAAAGCGAATGTTTGTCGGCAAGTTCCATGACGTGGCCGAGATACATGACCATTACGCGGTCCGAGATATGCTTGACCACGGCCAGATCGTGCGCGATAAAGATCAGCGCAAGCTTCATTTCCTGCTGCAAGGACTTGAGCAGGTTGACGATCTGCGCCTGGATCGAAACGTCAAGGGCCGACACCGGTTCGTCGCAGACAATCAGCTTCGGCTCCACGATCAACGCACGCGCAATCCCGATACGCTGGCACTGGCCGCCCGAAAATTCGTGCGCATAGCGGTTGATCATCTGCTCGCGCAAACCGACCTTCGCCATCATTGCGCGCACCCGCTGGTTCATTTCGTCCTTCGACATACCCGGCCGATGTTCACGCAACGGTTCTGCAATGATCTGCCCGACGGTCATGCGTGGATCGAGCGAAGCCAGCGGATCCTGGAAAATCATCTGGATGTCGCGTCGCACGCCGTGCCACTGCTTCGCCGTGGCGCCGCTGAGATCCTTGCCCATCCACACGATTTCACCATGCGTAGCGGGAATGAGATTGAGGATGGCACGCGACAAGGTGGACTTGCCGCAGCCCGATTCGCCCACCACGCCGAGCGTCTCGCCGGCCTTCAGGTCGAAGCTAACGCCGTCCACGGCCTTCAGCGTGCGCGACGGCGCCCACGGCAACTTGCTCTTCGCCTTGACGTTGAAATGAACCTGGACGTTGCGTACCGACAGGATGGTTTGCTCAGACATGGGCCACCTCATGCAACGACTTCATTTGCTCGACCGGACGATTGCAGGCTCGCAGCCAAGTGGTGTCCCCGCCAAACGCTTCGAGCGGCGGCACTGACTCGGCGCAACGCTGGCTTGCGTCTATGCAGCGCTCCTGGAACGGACAGCCCGACGGCGGATGCGCCATGTTCGGCGGATTGCCGGGAATGCCGACGAGCGGCACGTCGCTTTGATCGAGCCGCGGCAACGCGCGCAGCAAACCGATGGTATAGGGATGCGAAGGACGAGCGAACAGGTTGTCCGCGTTGCATTGTTCCATCACGCGGCCGCCATACATCACCATCACTTGCTCACACAGACCAGCGACTACGCCGAGGTCATGCGTGATCAGCACGATCGCCGTGCCGAAGTCGTGTTGCAGGTTGCGCAGGAGTTGAAGAATTTGAGCCTGGACTGTGACGTCGAGCGCGGTGGTTGGTTCGTCGGCGAACAGCACTTGCGGCTCGCACAGCAACGCCATGGCGATCATCACGCGCTGGCGCATGCCACCGGACAGTTCGTGCGGGTATTGATCGATACGATGTGCGGCTTCGGGAATCCGCACCGCTTCCAGCATCTCGATCGAACGCTTCTTCGCGGCGCGGCGCGTCATGTTCTTGTGCAGTTCGAGCACTTCCGTCATCTGGCGCTCGATCGTCAGATACGGATTCAGCGACGTCATGGGGTCCTGGAAGATCATGGAAAGCCGATTACCGCGAATGCGGTTCAGCTTCTTTGCCGGCATGGTCAGCAGGTTCTCACCCTGGTAGATCGCGCTGCCCTTCGCGCGCCCGTTGGTCGCGAGCAGCCCGAGCATGGCAAGCACGCTCTGGCTCTTGCCCGATCCCGATTCCCCGACAATGCCCAGCGTGCTGCCTTCTTCCAGGTCGAAACTCACGCCGTTGACTGCGCGGACCACGGCATCGGGCGAGTCGAACGCGACTTCCAGATTATTTACCTTGAGCAGTGACATGGTGCTTACCGATCCTTCGGGTCAAGCGCGTCGCGCAGACCGTCGCCAACAAAGTTGATGCAATACAGCGTCACCGACAACAACGCCGCCGGGAACAGGAGAATCCAGGGCGCTGTTTCCATCACGCCAACGCCGTCCTGAATCAGCACACCCCAACTGGTCAT
It encodes:
- a CDS encoding MarR family winged helix-turn-helix transcriptional regulator — protein: MHISPPRHDDCFAVRQAARHISQLYERHLSAVQITPTQFSIVSALERMPDMTMAELAQAMVMERTTLVRVLQPLVRSGLVMTKLGGPCQRRLQLTLTEGGRTRLADALRHWQAAQEEFEAKFGRQQAARLRRELFRLTSE
- a CDS encoding IclR family transcriptional regulator, encoding MRQPVESSSVVDRVLHALTSVARAGRPIGAKQIAADIGAPLSTVYRLLGSLKQWGLLQEHANSGLFEPGPSSVQLAWGFDQNAQLVTQSRDEIRALVQRTGESVGLLVPINDTVVCLSMVESDQPLRCSFARGRTHPLTRGASAKALLAFLPEAKADALIAGSTPDDAESAAALRAQLEEIRRRRFATSESEVDIGVWGVSAPLISDAGRLEGTITLMAPVARIAGREAELTHLTRAAADRIGYKL
- a CDS encoding transporter substrate-binding domain-containing protein, which codes for MKLIQALSALALAVVVSVAAAPAARAADDTIRVATDATFPPLEFVKDGKRTGFDIELIEAMAKIMHKKVQWVDIDFKGLIPGLIANRFDVAASGIYMTDERRKVVDFTDPYYKGGLVVLVRKNDTSIKTPADLDGKKVTVQVGTKSVAFLKDNYPKVQRVEVEKNQEMFDLVNIGRADAAVTGRPAAVEYAKAQPNVRVLDKGLTTELYGFALRKDETALTAEMNKALQTLRANGTYDALTTKWFGKQ
- a CDS encoding amino acid ABC transporter permease; protein product: MTLDFSPVWASWEALATGAATTIEVTACSLVLGCVLGLLVGIGRLAPQRRVVYGICTAYLTFIRGTPLLVQLFILFFGLPQFGIMLPAFACGVLGLGVYSGAYVSEIVRGSIQSMDRGQMEAARSLGMPYRMAMRKVILPQAFVRMIPPLGNEFIALIKNSALVSLLTINDLMHEGEKIISVSYRSLEVYIVIAFIYLILTSATSLVLRKTEKSLRADGRV
- a CDS encoding amino acid ABC transporter ATP-binding protein, with amino-acid sequence MSATVNEPIVSVRQLAKSFGPNRVLNGIDMDVQPSQVIVVIGPSGSGKSTFLRCLNGLETAEEGTVRICGHALVDNGRMIDESGLNRIRKDVGMVFQSFNLFPHLTVLQNITLAPRSLARVSAVEADAQARALLAKVGLGHKADVYPGTLSGGQKQRVAIARALAMHPQVMLFDEPTSALDPELVGEVLQVMQALASEGMTMLIVTHEMNFARDVADTVVVMDHGSVIEAGPPAQIFGAPREARTRSFLQAVLSREQAA
- a CDS encoding GlxA family transcriptional regulator, whose translation is MRSVAIAIFPQVQALDVAGPLDVFAEANGFVASGEGYAITLVSVDNGPVRTSNGTRMLADITCEAPQQHYDVALVAGGPGLASDPPDPRLSTWLRDVASGCERYGSICTGAFALGHAGLIDGRHVTTHWQNAPQLARQFPLARVELDRIHIRDGNLVTSAGVTAGIDVALALVAEDHGPRIALAVAKRLVVFAQRRGGQSQFSPYLSAPADETSPAAKVQAYVMEHIAERMTVEKLAQIAGMSERNFARAFVEATGVTPHDFVERARIDAARNALESSTTPLKTVAYECGFGTADRMRIVFRQRLGVSPNDYRLSFQKLGADV
- a CDS encoding HD domain-containing protein; this encodes MTTTIAGIRIPDSAMARAATELVRDTEPDLLYNHSRRVFLFGALTGERRQLAYDSELLYIGAMFHDMGLIDAYSSPNDRFEVDGANAARDFLKGYGIGEHDIEQVWDSIALHTTPGIPQHKKPVVALVTAGVEMDVLGLAYDEFSESQRKQVIAVHPREVNFKEGIIDAFAHGTIKKPESTFGNVKADVLALKDPAYKRLNFCSLILGSSWNDSPAGCGHCNNPAHDHH
- a CDS encoding TauD/TfdA family dioxygenase — its product is MTTLSPHQTIEITPFKDAPLGAEVTGLDLSQPLADEDFKRIHRAHLDHHVVVFRDQRITPGQQISFSRRFGPLQIHVLHQFQLTGHPEILIVSNVLENGKPIGLGDAGHFWHSDLSYKETPSLGSLLHAQELPPEGGDTLFANMHLAWDTLPQALRDAVNGRSAEHTYLAKYAELQKRSPWRPNLSAEQIAQVKPVVHPIIRTHPETGRKALFVSEHFTTRVIGLPEDESRDLLLALFEHSVRDVHIYRHVWREHDLVFWDNRSLMHLAAGTPDHLRRKMYRTTIEGDTPF